The following proteins are co-located in the Hyalangium minutum genome:
- a CDS encoding Uma2 family endonuclease, giving the protein MSDRPARRASYEDLESVPPHQVGEIVGGELYVSPRPALPHARVTARLLQDVGPFDDAPGGEKPGGWVLLIEPELHLSGDALVPDLAGWRRERLPEIPDTAAMELAPDWVCEVISPSTEALDRARKMGAYAREGVKHLWFVDPRPRLLEIYRLEQGRWLRLSAHEGDARVRAEPFEALELKLSRLWER; this is encoded by the coding sequence ATGAGCGATAGGCCAGCGCGACGCGCCTCCTATGAGGACTTGGAGAGTGTCCCGCCGCACCAAGTGGGGGAGATCGTCGGCGGCGAGCTGTATGTGAGTCCACGGCCAGCGTTGCCCCATGCGCGTGTGACGGCTCGGCTGCTTCAAGACGTCGGCCCCTTCGACGACGCACCTGGAGGCGAAAAGCCTGGCGGATGGGTGCTCCTCATTGAACCCGAGCTGCATTTGAGCGGTGACGCGCTCGTCCCTGACCTTGCAGGGTGGAGACGCGAACGCCTCCCCGAGATTCCCGACACGGCTGCGATGGAGCTCGCGCCGGATTGGGTGTGCGAGGTCATCTCCCCTTCCACAGAGGCCTTGGACCGTGCACGGAAGATGGGCGCGTATGCACGCGAAGGCGTGAAGCACCTGTGGTTCGTGGATCCGCGTCCCCGGCTGCTGGAGATCTACCGGCTGGAGCAGGGGCGCTGGTTACGCCTGAGCGCACACGAGGGAGATGCCCGGGTGCGGGCCGAACCCTTCGAGGCACTTGAGCTGAAGCTCAGCCGCCTCTGGGAGCGCTGA
- the leuS gene encoding leucine--tRNA ligase yields MAYEHRTVEPKWQKRWQEAQLHKTSFDPKKPKFYALDMFPYPSGAGLHVGHCEGYTATDILTRWKRMQGWNVLHPMGWDAFGLPAENYAIKTGIHPRITTERAVSNFRRQIDSVGFAYDWDREVNTTDPKYFKWTQWIFLQLYRKGLAYESVMPINWCPSCKTGLANEEVSGGKCERCGTQVERKDLRQWVLRITAYADRLLEDLAEVDWPESTLAMQRNWIGRSEGAEVIFRVAEGPAANAELRVFTTRPDTLSGATYMVLAPEHALVEKLTTPEQRQAVADYQAAARRKSDLERTELSKEKTGAFTGGYALNPVNGQRIPIWIADYVLATYGTGAIMAVPAHDERDHAFAVKFGLPIQQVVRPVSGDAEPGKPFTEDGVAVNSGELDGLPTAEAKRKITAQLEAKGLGKKTVSYRLRDWVFSRQRYWGEPIPIVHCAQCGPVPVPESELPVLLPEVERYEPSGTGESPLATIPSWLETRCPKCGGAGRRETNTMPQWAGSCWYYLRYLDPANAQEPWSREAEKQWMNVDLYVGGAEHAVLHLLYARFWHKVLFDLGWVTTKEPFKKLRHQGTVLAYTYQDAMGRYHELSAVELRGDDAYLKSTGEKLSVQVEKMAKSKMNGVNPDDVVAEYGADVLRLYEMFMGEFELPKPWDPRAIEGCSRFLRRVWRLAEEFDAGKQPENDPHQRLRHKTIKRVTNDLERMQFNTAIAAMMEYVNALTSQGATREDLLTLIKLVGPFAPHLGDEAWEKLGSSGFLVQQAWPAHDEALTIDAVITYAVQVNGKLRGSLEVERNAAEATVREQALALPNVARQVEGKTVKKVIVVPGKIVNIVVA; encoded by the coding sequence ATGGCTTACGAGCACCGCACCGTCGAACCGAAGTGGCAGAAGCGCTGGCAGGAGGCCCAGCTGCACAAGACCTCCTTCGACCCGAAGAAGCCGAAGTTCTACGCGCTCGACATGTTCCCCTACCCCTCGGGTGCGGGGCTCCACGTGGGCCACTGCGAGGGCTACACCGCCACGGACATCCTCACGCGGTGGAAGCGGATGCAGGGCTGGAACGTGCTCCACCCCATGGGCTGGGACGCCTTCGGCCTGCCGGCGGAGAACTACGCCATCAAGACGGGCATCCACCCGCGCATCACCACCGAGCGGGCCGTCTCCAACTTCCGGCGGCAGATCGACTCGGTGGGCTTCGCGTACGACTGGGACCGCGAGGTCAACACCACCGACCCGAAGTACTTCAAGTGGACGCAGTGGATCTTCCTGCAGCTCTACCGCAAGGGCCTCGCCTACGAGTCGGTGATGCCCATCAACTGGTGCCCCTCGTGCAAGACGGGCCTGGCCAACGAGGAGGTATCCGGCGGCAAGTGTGAGCGCTGCGGCACGCAGGTGGAGCGCAAGGATCTGCGCCAGTGGGTGCTGCGCATCACCGCGTACGCGGATCGGCTGCTGGAGGACCTCGCCGAGGTGGACTGGCCCGAGTCCACGCTGGCCATGCAGCGCAACTGGATTGGCCGCTCGGAGGGCGCGGAAGTGATTTTCCGCGTCGCCGAGGGCCCTGCCGCCAACGCCGAGCTCCGGGTGTTCACCACGCGCCCGGACACGCTCTCCGGGGCCACCTATATGGTGCTCGCGCCCGAGCACGCGCTGGTGGAGAAGCTCACCACTCCGGAGCAGCGGCAGGCGGTGGCAGACTACCAGGCGGCGGCGCGGCGCAAGAGCGACCTGGAGCGCACCGAGCTCTCCAAGGAGAAGACGGGCGCCTTCACGGGCGGCTACGCGCTGAACCCCGTGAACGGACAGCGGATCCCCATCTGGATCGCGGACTACGTGCTGGCCACCTACGGCACGGGCGCCATCATGGCGGTGCCCGCGCACGATGAGCGGGACCATGCATTCGCGGTGAAGTTCGGGCTGCCCATCCAGCAGGTGGTCCGCCCGGTGTCCGGCGATGCCGAGCCCGGCAAGCCGTTCACCGAGGACGGCGTGGCGGTGAACTCGGGCGAGCTGGACGGACTGCCGACGGCCGAGGCCAAGCGGAAGATCACCGCGCAGCTGGAGGCGAAGGGGCTCGGGAAGAAGACGGTGAGCTACCGGCTGCGCGACTGGGTGTTCTCGCGGCAGCGCTACTGGGGCGAGCCCATCCCCATCGTCCACTGCGCGCAATGCGGCCCGGTGCCGGTGCCGGAGAGCGAGCTGCCGGTGCTGCTGCCGGAAGTGGAGCGCTACGAGCCCTCGGGCACGGGCGAGTCCCCGCTGGCGACGATTCCCTCGTGGCTGGAGACGCGCTGCCCGAAGTGCGGTGGAGCGGGGCGGCGCGAGACGAACACGATGCCGCAGTGGGCGGGCTCGTGCTGGTACTACCTGCGCTACCTGGATCCGGCGAACGCGCAGGAGCCGTGGTCGCGCGAGGCGGAGAAGCAGTGGATGAACGTGGACCTGTACGTGGGAGGGGCGGAGCACGCGGTGCTGCACCTGCTCTACGCGCGGTTCTGGCACAAGGTGCTGTTCGACTTGGGCTGGGTGACGACGAAGGAGCCGTTCAAGAAGCTGCGCCACCAGGGGACAGTGCTGGCGTACACGTACCAGGACGCGATGGGCCGCTACCACGAGCTGTCCGCGGTGGAGCTGCGCGGGGACGACGCCTACCTGAAGTCGACCGGCGAGAAGCTGTCGGTGCAGGTCGAGAAGATGGCGAAGTCGAAGATGAACGGCGTGAACCCGGACGACGTGGTGGCGGAGTACGGGGCGGACGTGCTGCGGCTGTACGAGATGTTCATGGGCGAGTTCGAGCTGCCCAAGCCGTGGGATCCTCGGGCCATCGAGGGCTGCAGCCGGTTCCTGCGGCGGGTGTGGCGGCTGGCGGAGGAGTTCGACGCCGGGAAGCAGCCGGAGAACGATCCGCACCAGCGCCTGCGCCACAAGACGATCAAGCGCGTGACGAACGATTTGGAGCGCATGCAGTTCAACACGGCCATTGCCGCGATGATGGAGTACGTGAACGCGCTCACGAGCCAGGGAGCCACGCGCGAGGACCTGCTGACGCTGATCAAGCTGGTGGGGCCGTTCGCGCCGCACCTCGGAGACGAGGCGTGGGAGAAGCTGGGGAGCAGTGGGTTCCTCGTGCAGCAGGCCTGGCCGGCGCATGACGAGGCGCTGACGATCGACGCGGTCATCACCTACGCGGTGCAGGTCAACGGCAAGCTGCGCGGCAGCCTGGAGGTGGAGCGCAACGCGGCGGAGGCCACCGTCCGGGAGCAGGCGCTCGCGCTGCCGAACGTCGCGCGGCAGGTGGAAGGCAAGACGGTGAAGAAGGTCATCGTGGTGCCGGGGAAGATCGTCAACATCGTGGTGGCCTGA
- a CDS encoding chloride channel protein translates to MTLPRGARSLAQWLLLGGLVGCVCGGASALFLFLLEEATTFREHHSVIVYTLPLAGLVIGALYAKWGTPIRGGNNLIIDTVHEGDRQIPLRMAPMVLLGTVLTHLFGGSAGREGTAVQMGGSLADAIASRLRVSPDIRRELLAAGIAGGFGSVFGTPIAGAVFGLEVVVVGRLGYEALLPALVASVVGDLVTRSLGIVHTVYPVPAALPLSAGVLAKWLAFAVAVAGVAIVFVEGTHRLKKLLEGRVPWLPVRMAVGGLAVVGLWRLAGTDAYLGLGVPTIVRAFGDPSLPESAFAWKLLFTAVTLGSGFLGGEVTPLFFIGAALGNVLARLLGLPVDLGAAVGMAALFAAAANTPLALSIMAVELVGASVLPHVVIVSTVAYLLTGHRGIYPAQRIARLKHGGPLLARLIPLRDLPTEPSEPPKAPEPREPTPR, encoded by the coding sequence GTGACCCTTCCGCGCGGTGCCCGCTCGCTCGCTCAGTGGCTGCTCCTCGGGGGCCTCGTGGGGTGCGTGTGTGGAGGAGCCTCCGCGCTCTTCCTCTTCCTGCTGGAAGAGGCCACCACCTTCCGCGAGCACCACTCCGTCATCGTCTACACGCTTCCCCTGGCGGGGCTCGTCATCGGCGCGCTGTACGCGAAGTGGGGAACACCCATCCGTGGAGGCAACAACCTCATCATCGACACGGTGCACGAGGGCGACCGGCAAATTCCCCTGCGCATGGCTCCCATGGTGTTGCTGGGCACGGTGCTCACGCACCTCTTCGGAGGGAGCGCCGGCCGCGAGGGCACCGCCGTGCAGATGGGAGGCAGCCTGGCGGACGCCATCGCCTCCCGCCTCCGGGTGTCTCCGGACATCCGCCGCGAGCTGCTGGCTGCGGGCATCGCGGGGGGCTTCGGCTCCGTGTTCGGCACGCCCATTGCGGGCGCGGTGTTCGGCCTGGAGGTCGTCGTCGTGGGGCGGCTGGGCTACGAGGCGCTGCTGCCCGCGCTGGTGGCCTCAGTGGTGGGGGATCTCGTCACGCGCTCGCTGGGCATCGTGCACACGGTGTACCCAGTCCCGGCCGCTCTGCCACTGTCGGCGGGGGTGCTGGCGAAGTGGCTGGCCTTCGCGGTGGCGGTGGCGGGGGTGGCCATCGTCTTCGTGGAGGGGACGCACCGGCTGAAGAAGCTGCTGGAGGGCCGAGTGCCCTGGCTGCCGGTGCGCATGGCGGTGGGAGGGCTGGCGGTGGTGGGGCTCTGGAGGTTGGCGGGCACGGACGCCTACTTGGGGCTGGGGGTGCCCACCATCGTGCGCGCATTCGGGGATCCGTCGCTGCCGGAGAGCGCATTCGCGTGGAAGCTGCTCTTCACGGCTGTCACCTTGGGCTCGGGCTTCCTGGGCGGCGAGGTGACGCCGCTGTTCTTCATCGGTGCGGCGCTTGGCAATGTGCTGGCGCGGCTGCTCGGGCTGCCGGTGGACCTCGGAGCGGCGGTGGGGATGGCGGCGCTGTTCGCGGCGGCGGCGAATACCCCGCTGGCGCTCTCCATCATGGCCGTGGAGTTGGTGGGCGCGAGCGTTCTGCCGCACGTGGTCATCGTCTCCACAGTGGCGTATCTGCTCACAGGACACCGGGGCATCTACCCGGCGCAGCGCATTGCCCGGCTCAAGCACGGGGGCCCGCTGTTGGCCCGTCTCATCCCGCTGCGAGATCTGCCCACCGAACCCTCGGAGCCGCCGAAGGCTCCGGAACCTCGAGAGCCCACTCCGCGCTGA
- a CDS encoding energy transducer TonB, whose protein sequence is MPLEALRSRRMTLEAAAKDEAEHTGAGVPGSGGRLLWFVGASFVLHGLVALVLLRGTRADTVESPGVPVAAPMAAEMIWFDGAAGVPPSRRLVASAAIGEPKSVPVARDVAYEKPPPAASAPKARPRAVPAEPVAPAADAAPAVASEQKRELPAEPSLGAAAADVAARASSEGVSGGESGLPSSEAGAPASGGGVGARSAAVPGPGGAGGAALGDLRAYARSLTAVVARQRRYPETAVRLGMQGTAHVQLRLRQDGSLVEAPRLVTSSGHDILDAEALRMVEAAAPFAPFPDSASRPDAGFVIPVVFSLRTAH, encoded by the coding sequence ATGCCCCTCGAAGCGCTGCGATCACGCCGGATGACGCTAGAGGCCGCTGCCAAGGATGAGGCTGAGCATACCGGGGCTGGGGTACCCGGTTCGGGCGGACGCCTGCTCTGGTTTGTGGGGGCCTCGTTTGTTCTGCACGGGCTGGTGGCGCTGGTCCTGCTGCGTGGAACGCGGGCGGATACAGTGGAGAGTCCTGGCGTACCCGTGGCTGCTCCCATGGCCGCGGAGATGATCTGGTTCGATGGTGCGGCCGGAGTCCCACCCTCCAGGAGGCTTGTTGCATCGGCCGCCATTGGTGAGCCGAAGTCAGTCCCTGTGGCCCGCGACGTGGCATACGAGAAGCCACCACCGGCAGCTTCTGCTCCGAAAGCGCGGCCCAGGGCTGTTCCCGCTGAGCCTGTCGCTCCGGCGGCGGATGCCGCTCCTGCTGTGGCTTCTGAGCAGAAGCGTGAGCTACCTGCAGAGCCTTCGTTGGGCGCGGCTGCCGCGGATGTTGCGGCCCGTGCCTCCTCGGAAGGAGTTTCGGGCGGGGAGTCCGGACTCCCGAGCAGTGAAGCGGGGGCCCCTGCCTCCGGTGGTGGAGTGGGGGCTCGGAGCGCCGCGGTTCCTGGCCCTGGTGGGGCAGGTGGAGCCGCACTGGGAGACCTCAGGGCCTATGCGCGGAGCCTAACGGCGGTGGTGGCTCGGCAGCGCCGATACCCGGAGACGGCGGTGCGGCTCGGCATGCAGGGCACAGCCCATGTCCAGCTTCGCCTTCGCCAAGATGGCTCGCTCGTGGAGGCGCCGCGGCTCGTCACCTCTTCGGGCCACGACATCCTCGATGCCGAGGCGCTCCGCATGGTCGAGGCTGCTGCTCCCTTCGCGCCTTTTCCCGACAGCGCCTCGCGCCCGGACGCCGGGTTTGTCATCCCCGTCGTGTTCTCCCTCCGCACGGCTCACTGA